A genomic window from Treponema maltophilum ATCC 51939 includes:
- a CDS encoding DHH family phosphoesterase, with translation MLKLSEREFKIFSDFVCAYDDFVVIGHKEPDGDSISSTLVLAHILKKMGKHCRCLCAGPFKRPETIKYESFFLTEYKPLRKYKKTALFIVDCSEYSRLGDVIEKQVCALDTFVIDHHKTSVVKKGRSIIDPSSPATVCLIQQLYEHFLGDPKKDMAELLFFGLSTDTGFFRFLDNKSAEAFYFAGRLVKAGVDPRRAYADMNNNKPFLTRKLLALSLDRVSVHCGGKLLATYETLEDTKKYGRDGRDTDMLYQILMATEKVCAVTVFREERDKKCTVGLRSNGDIDVSAIASRFGGGGHKNASGLSTEGSLKTVMQKVIAEFEKTFNG, from the coding sequence ATGCTCAAACTTAGTGAACGCGAATTTAAAATATTCAGTGATTTTGTATGCGCCTATGATGATTTTGTCGTTATCGGTCATAAAGAACCCGACGGCGATTCTATTTCCAGCACGCTTGTGTTGGCGCATATCTTAAAAAAGATGGGAAAACATTGCCGATGCCTGTGCGCCGGACCGTTTAAACGTCCCGAAACGATAAAATACGAAAGCTTTTTTTTGACGGAATACAAGCCGCTGCGCAAATATAAAAAAACGGCCTTGTTTATCGTCGACTGTTCCGAATACTCCCGACTGGGCGACGTTATCGAAAAGCAAGTGTGCGCTTTGGATACCTTCGTTATCGACCATCACAAGACGTCGGTTGTCAAAAAAGGCCGCAGCATCATCGATCCGAGTTCTCCGGCGACGGTATGCCTTATCCAGCAGCTGTATGAACACTTTTTAGGCGATCCCAAAAAAGATATGGCCGAACTTTTATTTTTCGGCCTCAGTACCGATACGGGATTTTTCCGCTTTTTGGATAATAAAAGTGCCGAAGCGTTTTACTTCGCGGGCAGGCTTGTAAAAGCGGGCGTCGATCCGCGGCGCGCCTATGCCGATATGAACAACAATAAACCGTTTTTGACGCGCAAACTTTTGGCGCTTTCTTTGGACAGGGTGAGCGTACACTGCGGCGGTAAACTTTTGGCAACCTACGAGACGCTCGAAGATACGAAAAAATACGGGCGCGACGGCCGCGATACCGATATGTTGTATCAAATACTTATGGCAACCGAAAAGGTGTGTGCCGTTACCGTGTTCCGCGAGGAGCGCGATAAAAAATGTACGGTCGGGCTGCGTTCGAACGGCGATATCGATGTGAGCGCCATTGCGTCCCGATTCGGCGGCGGCGGCCATAAAAACGCTTCGGGGTTGAGTACCGAAGGCTCTTTAAAAACCGTCATGCAAAAAGTAATCGCGGAATTCGAAAAAACCTTTAACGGCTGA
- a CDS encoding ABC transporter permease subunit, translating into MRFLRFLVREFIVHGIIFAVAGTLLLSAFYLLSIGAPAESYAEAARSFLLLISGSEDFSIAHPGFSSGQIIASGAAVTLPLTLFSLCILAVIALAGSAYAVTGQYMAEHHEYFGAERFGKFMNLVISVLAAVPLFIGFWVLANIFGSNAPLIIIAFITVVLGGLSWDATNFLKTDMLRQVNSTHAIVFSTLGHGLGRFFPMPNTYSGYLFSSSLPRFIPYLAGKVPAIIGGVTIAEIVFSFPGLGSTLLDALLATNTDLLVASVFILLCVNAVVAFLVKTVLFLIYPRWYEKAI; encoded by the coding sequence ATGCGTTTTCTGCGCTTTTTAGTACGTGAATTCATCGTCCACGGCATTATCTTTGCCGTGGCGGGAACCTTACTGCTTTCGGCGTTTTATTTGCTTTCAATCGGTGCGCCGGCTGAAAGCTACGCCGAAGCGGCGCGTTCCTTTTTGCTGCTTATTTCCGGCTCGGAAGATTTTTCCATTGCGCACCCCGGCTTCAGTTCCGGTCAGATTATCGCATCGGGAGCGGCCGTCACCTTACCGTTGACGCTGTTTTCGCTGTGTATTTTGGCCGTTATTGCGCTTGCCGGGTCGGCATACGCCGTAACCGGACAGTATATGGCCGAACATCATGAATATTTCGGAGCCGAACGCTTCGGCAAATTTATGAATTTGGTCATATCGGTCCTTGCGGCGGTGCCGCTGTTTATCGGTTTTTGGGTGTTGGCCAACATCTTCGGAAGCAATGCTCCGCTCATCATCATCGCCTTTATCACCGTCGTGCTCGGCGGGCTTTCGTGGGATGCGACCAACTTTCTTAAAACCGACATGCTCAGGCAAGTCAATTCGACACACGCGATTGTATTCTCGACGCTCGGCCACGGTTTGGGACGCTTTTTCCCGATGCCGAATACCTATTCCGGCTACCTCTTTTCTTCGAGTTTGCCCCGCTTTATCCCGTATCTTGCGGGTAAAGTGCCGGCGATCATCGGCGGGGTAACCATCGCGGAAATCGTATTCTCGTTTCCGGGGCTGGGCAGCACGCTGCTCGACGCGCTGCTCGCAACCAACACCGACTTACTTGTAGCTTCCGTGTTTATTCTTTTGTGCGTAAACGCGGTTGTCGCGTTTTTGGTAAAAACCGTTCTATTCCTGATTTATCCGAGGTGGTATGAAAAAGCTATTTAA
- a CDS encoding flagellin, translating into MIINHNMSAMYSNRVLGVTNLAQAKDMEKLSSGMKINRAGDDASGLAVSEKMRSQIRGLNQASRNAQNGISFIQVSEGYLQETTDIMHRIRELAVQSSNGIYSDEDRMQIQVEVSQLVAEVDRIASHAQFNGMNMLTGRFARATGENTVTGSMWLHIGANMDQRMQVFIGTMTAMAVGVREIGSEKVMSIAAPDDANRAIGTIDEGLKKINKQRADLGAYQNRLEMTVKGLDVAAENTQAAESTIRDTDMAKQMVDFTKNRILAQAGTAMLAQANVTTQNVLTLLQ; encoded by the coding sequence ATGATTATCAACCACAACATGTCAGCAATGTACTCGAACCGTGTCTTGGGTGTAACGAACCTGGCACAGGCTAAAGACATGGAAAAATTGTCTTCCGGTATGAAAATTAACCGTGCCGGCGACGATGCTTCCGGTTTGGCCGTGTCGGAAAAAATGCGTTCACAGATCCGCGGTTTGAACCAGGCTTCGCGCAACGCGCAGAACGGCATCAGTTTCATACAGGTAAGCGAAGGCTATCTGCAGGAAACCACCGACATCATGCACCGTATCCGCGAACTTGCAGTACAGTCGTCCAACGGTATCTACAGCGATGAAGACCGCATGCAGATTCAAGTTGAAGTTTCTCAGCTTGTAGCCGAAGTCGACCGCATTGCAAGCCATGCTCAGTTCAACGGTATGAACATGCTGACAGGACGTTTTGCCCGCGCAACCGGCGAAAACACCGTTACCGGATCCATGTGGCTGCACATCGGTGCGAATATGGACCAGCGCATGCAGGTTTTCATCGGTACTATGACCGCTATGGCCGTAGGCGTCCGCGAAATCGGTTCCGAGAAAGTCATGTCCATTGCAGCTCCCGATGACGCAAACCGCGCTATCGGTACTATTGACGAAGGCTTGAAGAAAATCAACAAGCAGCGTGCCGACCTCGGTGCATACCAAAACAGGCTCGAAATGACAGTTAAAGGACTTGACGTCGCCGCGGAAAACACGCAGGCCGCCGAATCCACCATCCGCGATACCGATATGGCGAAACAGATGGTTGACTTCACGAAGAACCGGATTTTGGCACAAGCCGGTACTGCGATGCTGGCCCAAGCCAATGTTACGACGCAAAACGTCTTGACATTGCTCCAATAG
- a CDS encoding non-canonical purine NTP pyrophosphatase — MTLYLASGNLHKKHEMQEICRPHTILIPADKGIAFNPEETGKTFFENSLIKARALWDIVHEPVLADDSGICVDILGGRPGIYSARYAGSEFPQGKPDGIGLPQEQKNKLLLDEVKKAEQSASLSGASEEKGGTQNAGGTRSCRYVCAMVLYFGKDRFYCVQETMEGTLIEDISEERGKGGFGYDPIVFLREYGKTVAELSDEEKNAVSHRGKAARKILQLL, encoded by the coding sequence ATGACGCTCTATCTTGCAAGCGGCAACCTGCATAAAAAGCATGAAATGCAGGAGATTTGCCGCCCTCACACGATTCTTATTCCCGCAGACAAGGGGATCGCCTTTAACCCCGAAGAAACGGGAAAAACTTTTTTTGAAAACAGTTTGATAAAAGCGCGCGCCTTGTGGGACATCGTGCATGAACCCGTCCTTGCCGACGATTCGGGTATTTGCGTCGACATACTCGGCGGCAGACCGGGCATATATTCGGCGCGCTATGCCGGAAGCGAATTTCCGCAGGGAAAACCCGACGGCATAGGACTCCCGCAGGAACAAAAAAACAAACTGCTGCTCGACGAGGTAAAAAAAGCCGAACAAAGCGCCTCGCTTTCCGGCGCGTCGGAAGAAAAAGGCGGCACGCAAAATGCCGGCGGTACGCGAAGCTGCCGCTACGTATGCGCAATGGTGCTTTACTTCGGCAAAGACCGTTTTTACTGCGTTCAGGAGACGATGGAAGGCACTCTTATAGAAGATATTTCCGAGGAGCGGGGAAAAGGCGGCTTCGGGTACGATCCGATCGTCTTTTTGCGCGAATACGGAAAAACCGTTGCCGAATTATCCGACGAAGAAAAGAATGCCGTTTCTCACCGCGGAAAGGCGGCGCGGAAAATACTGCAATTATTGTAA
- a CDS encoding class I SAM-dependent methyltransferase, with the protein MEKGYAAEKGYAAGLLRCPFCGGTHLSECACAPKKRAGGCERRFFRCAGSSGCGGFFVSRECFLSVQKQKERYLLHDNSLANTGYRSFLKDFADTALNQSRALLGAPPATIFDYGCGNGALIELLQTDKEDFLLPADTEIRGWDPLFAPEAEFFAGGADLVLCLEVAEHFENPAEGFAGLSRACKRGGILAVRTLFAPETEREFKSWWYKEDPTHVSFYTQKALTLCAKAAGFEPCGIYNNCSIFRAAFPR; encoded by the coding sequence GTGGAGAAAGGTTATGCTGCGGAGAAAGGTTATGCGGCCGGACTTTTACGCTGCCCGTTTTGCGGCGGAACGCACTTATCCGAATGTGCGTGCGCCCCTAAAAAAAGAGCCGGCGGCTGTGAACGGCGTTTTTTCCGCTGTGCGGGAAGTTCCGGCTGCGGAGGCTTTTTCGTTTCGCGCGAGTGTTTTTTGTCCGTGCAAAAGCAAAAAGAGCGCTATCTTTTGCACGACAACAGCCTTGCAAACACCGGCTACCGTTCGTTTTTAAAAGACTTTGCCGATACCGCATTGAATCAAAGCCGCGCCCTGCTCGGCGCTCCGCCGGCGACAATCTTCGATTACGGCTGCGGAAACGGCGCTTTAATCGAACTTTTGCAGACGGATAAAGAAGATTTTCTTTTGCCGGCCGATACCGAAATACGCGGCTGGGATCCGCTTTTTGCGCCCGAGGCGGAATTTTTTGCCGGCGGCGCGGATCTTGTCTTGTGTCTTGAAGTTGCCGAGCATTTTGAAAACCCCGCCGAAGGCTTTGCCGGGCTTTCGCGCGCGTGCAAAAGGGGAGGCATTCTTGCCGTCCGTACGCTTTTTGCGCCCGAAACGGAACGGGAATTTAAGAGTTGGTGGTATAAAGAAGATCCGACTCACGTGAGCTTTTATACGCAAAAAGCGCTTACGCTTTGCGCAAAGGCCGCGGGGTTCGAACCGTGCGGGATTTACAATAATTGCAGTATTTTCCGCGCCGCCTTTCCGCGGTGA
- the fliD gene encoding flagellar filament capping protein FliD encodes MADISIPGVTDKYKTNDLIKNLMEAERVPLTREQKQLETYKTQQETWRNVNTQMTTLRESVRSLYSFDNPFSSKLASSTDEYAVSATPKRDAALESFKVEVLQTATADRFLSAELDAKMQVPAGNYEYAVNDKKVSFNWKGGKLSDFVAALNRRSANTIKASIIGISKDKQALLIESLITGSENRLTFSGAARDFALQTGMIGKAPAAAQDSFTIKRDTIRNADNLNSKTVEFSQDALTVPPRSGFESPIPQKIAAEKTKTIRFNVRAIDIPAEEVLPDKPELPSAGTVSFKDVTLSNEEFDTKLPLSEETEKVPAEPVEDYAAVFVKTADGTEIPLGPLKPNGENTSYSIAASDYPGMSALVIKNNNTHKKIVMTKPETIDMAASSGYIPLNPAETAADAKIKYQGITITRPSNTIDDVVPNVTLNIQAKTEKPATISIEPDKKAAKEALITFVGKYNRLMAELNILTQTKPEIITELEYFTEDEAKAAEKRLGMFQTEFSLANGKRALQTITSGRYPTADDAQITMLSQIGISTSASTSGFTGVSASRLRGYLEIDEKKLDAALQSNMQDIKNLFGYDSDGDLVIDSGIAFAIDKNLQSFTQIGGIIASKTSTLNTRISSSQKNIETLESKLKRKEQDLKTKYGQMEASLNSLEKQSDSITNFSDNQRSGR; translated from the coding sequence ATGGCCGATATAAGCATACCCGGGGTAACCGATAAATACAAAACAAACGATCTCATAAAAAACCTTATGGAAGCCGAGCGGGTTCCTTTGACAAGGGAACAAAAACAGCTTGAAACCTATAAGACGCAGCAGGAAACGTGGCGGAACGTAAATACGCAGATGACTACGCTGCGCGAAAGCGTGCGTTCGCTTTATTCATTCGATAATCCTTTCAGTTCCAAATTAGCCTCCTCTACCGACGAATACGCGGTAAGTGCGACGCCCAAACGAGATGCGGCTTTGGAATCGTTTAAAGTGGAAGTTTTACAAACCGCCACAGCCGACCGCTTTTTGTCGGCGGAACTCGACGCCAAAATGCAGGTTCCCGCCGGAAATTACGAATACGCCGTAAACGATAAAAAAGTTTCTTTTAACTGGAAGGGCGGCAAACTGTCGGATTTTGTCGCGGCGCTGAACAGGCGTTCGGCAAATACGATAAAAGCGTCGATAATCGGAATCAGTAAAGACAAGCAGGCCCTGCTTATAGAATCTTTAATAACGGGAAGCGAAAACAGACTGACCTTTTCCGGAGCCGCACGGGATTTTGCCCTGCAAACGGGCATGATAGGAAAGGCTCCCGCGGCCGCACAGGATTCGTTTACGATAAAACGCGACACGATACGGAACGCCGATAATTTGAACTCGAAAACGGTCGAGTTTTCTCAAGACGCTTTGACCGTCCCTCCCCGTTCGGGCTTTGAAAGTCCCATCCCGCAAAAAATCGCGGCCGAAAAAACGAAAACGATACGCTTCAACGTGCGGGCGATCGATATTCCCGCAGAAGAGGTTCTTCCCGACAAGCCGGAACTGCCTTCCGCCGGAACGGTCAGTTTTAAAGACGTTACGCTTTCGAACGAAGAATTCGACACCAAACTGCCGCTTTCTGAGGAGACCGAAAAGGTACCGGCCGAACCGGTTGAAGATTATGCGGCCGTGTTCGTAAAAACGGCGGACGGAACGGAAATTCCGCTCGGCCCTTTAAAACCGAACGGCGAAAATACTTCTTATTCAATCGCCGCATCCGATTATCCGGGTATGAGCGCCCTCGTTATAAAAAACAACAATACGCATAAAAAAATCGTTATGACGAAACCCGAAACAATCGATATGGCGGCTTCTTCCGGATATATTCCTTTGAACCCGGCCGAAACGGCAGCCGATGCGAAGATAAAGTATCAGGGCATAACGATTACGCGGCCGTCGAATACGATAGACGATGTCGTTCCGAACGTTACGCTGAACATTCAGGCAAAAACCGAAAAGCCGGCGACCATCTCGATAGAACCCGATAAAAAAGCGGCAAAGGAAGCGCTTATAACCTTTGTCGGAAAATACAACCGCCTTATGGCCGAATTGAATATTTTGACGCAGACAAAGCCGGAGATAATTACCGAACTCGAATATTTTACGGAAGACGAAGCAAAGGCGGCCGAAAAGCGGCTGGGCATGTTTCAAACCGAGTTTTCTTTGGCGAACGGAAAAAGAGCCCTGCAAACGATAACGTCCGGCCGCTACCCGACGGCGGACGATGCGCAAATTACGATGCTGTCGCAAATCGGTATTTCGACGAGCGCGTCTACGAGCGGTTTCACGGGCGTCAGTGCAAGCAGACTGCGCGGTTATTTGGAAATAGACGAAAAAAAACTGGATGCCGCGCTGCAAAGCAATATGCAGGACATAAAAAATCTGTTCGGGTACGACAGCGACGGCGACTTGGTCATCGATTCGGGCATTGCGTTCGCAATCGATAAAAATTTGCAATCGTTTACGCAAATCGGCGGCATTATCGCTTCAAAAACGTCGACGCTGAATACGCGCATAAGTTCTTCGCAAAAAAACATCGAAACGCTTGAAAGCAAATTAAAAAGAAAAGAACAGGATCTTAAAACAAAATACGGGCAAATGGAAGCCTCGCTGAACAGTTTGGAAAAACAATCAGACTCGATAACGAATTTTTCCGATAATCAAAGAAGCGGCCGATAA
- a CDS encoding flagellar protein FlaG, translating to MSIATSGIGNNPATESRIAYDYATAARSVKAAVTDTGTGTKTSAKKTETKSVQSYSAKELRYNMNEQLDQVVVTVVDPSTNRIIKEIPSAEVQEMKIRVKNAIGSFIDETR from the coding sequence ATGAGTATAGCTACAAGTGGAATTGGGAATAATCCGGCTACGGAAAGCCGCATAGCATATGATTATGCAACCGCAGCAAGAAGCGTAAAGGCTGCCGTAACCGACACGGGAACAGGAACCAAAACGTCCGCAAAAAAAACGGAAACGAAAAGCGTTCAAAGTTATTCGGCAAAAGAGCTTCGTTATAATATGAATGAACAGTTGGATCAAGTTGTCGTTACCGTTGTGGACCCGTCTACCAACAGGATAATTAAGGAGATTCCGTCCGCAGAAGTACAGGAAATGAAAATTCGTGTAAAGAATGCAATAGGCAGTTTTATCGACGAAACGCGATGA
- a CDS encoding NAD(P)-dependent oxidoreductase: MNIAWIGTGVMGSFMARRLAEAGHAVCVYNRNPQKAEALRSYGIKTAQSIKTCVLGAQAVFTIVGYPADVEQVYLNPEGIFYHAEKGAFLVDMTTSSPLLAKRLYDTAHTPEFSEKNFRVVDAPVSGGDTGAQNGTLSIMAGADEEDYRSLLPLFQIMGKTITRIGGAGSGQHCKACNQIAIAGTLAGCAEAVAYALENGLQTDVVLGAISKGAASSWQMDNNAPKMLKNDYAPGFFVKHFIKDMKIAQSVMAERGKKLPVLDTVLAEFEELEKRGFAEKGTQSIIARYKS; the protein is encoded by the coding sequence ATGAATATTGCATGGATCGGAACGGGCGTCATGGGTTCTTTCATGGCGCGCCGTTTGGCTGAGGCGGGACACGCGGTATGCGTATATAACCGCAATCCGCAAAAAGCCGAAGCTTTACGCAGCTATGGAATCAAAACCGCGCAAAGCATAAAAACATGCGTACTGGGCGCGCAGGCGGTTTTTACGATCGTAGGCTATCCGGCCGATGTGGAACAGGTATATTTAAACCCCGAAGGAATTTTTTACCACGCGGAAAAGGGCGCTTTTTTAGTCGATATGACGACGTCTTCTCCCCTTTTGGCAAAACGCCTCTACGATACGGCGCACACGCCGGAGTTTTCCGAAAAGAACTTCCGCGTCGTCGATGCACCGGTTTCAGGCGGCGATACGGGCGCTCAAAACGGAACGCTTTCGATTATGGCCGGCGCCGACGAAGAGGATTACCGCTCGCTTTTGCCGCTTTTTCAAATTATGGGTAAAACGATTACGCGCATAGGAGGAGCCGGAAGCGGCCAGCACTGCAAGGCGTGCAATCAAATCGCGATCGCCGGAACTTTGGCCGGCTGTGCCGAAGCGGTAGCCTATGCGCTGGAAAACGGCTTGCAGACGGACGTCGTTTTAGGCGCGATTTCCAAGGGTGCCGCTTCGAGCTGGCAGATGGACAACAATGCGCCGAAAATGCTGAAAAACGATTACGCGCCCGGCTTTTTTGTCAAACACTTTATAAAAGATATGAAAATCGCACAAAGCGTTATGGCCGAGCGCGGTAAAAAGCTGCCCGTACTCGATACGGTGCTTGCCGAATTCGAAGAGCTTGAAAAGCGCGGGTTTGCCGAAAAGGGTACCCAAAGCATTATAGCGCGGTACAAATCATGA
- a CDS encoding ATP-binding cassette domain-containing protein has product MTPVSLNNFSIHLGKRVLLKNCSLSIEPNSSSVIMGPTGTGKSVFLKSIAGILSTKVFTFEGSMKVNGIDAYNGHKLNFNAWTQIAHSGLMFIPAETAQVMNPALTLDQNLALLAPGQRAVIVERLKKYFSLDFEAFARLYPDEISGGEMQRITLMILLSRKGNLVLLDEPTVNLDRNLRKHFVTFLNDEILAPKDKTFLMVSHDLDFIKRLTLDKAFMLKDSVIEQMDRLPEMEGYEKPEAKKGASGTAIELKNVSQTYFKRGIFGERTFAAFKGLNLKFERSTVYGLTGPSGCGKSTTIKAILRLLDSTKGQILMEGSDLVALKPRETGRDPKAFKPFRRRMTVVQQDSRFSFFPDLSIRDSFKQISAASHGGTVEELEKNLAKVGLTSTNLDEHPRELSSGEMKRMDIARALTAKPDILLLDEPFAHIDFETRLKVMQAISEYLAEHATILVIVTHEDFDLRYFVEKSFDFPELVGQFTGN; this is encoded by the coding sequence ATGACACCCGTTTCGCTTAATAATTTTTCAATTCACCTCGGTAAACGCGTACTTCTTAAAAATTGTAGCCTTTCGATTGAACCGAATTCTTCCTCCGTTATCATGGGGCCGACCGGTACCGGTAAATCGGTATTTTTAAAGTCCATTGCCGGCATTCTTTCAACAAAGGTTTTTACGTTCGAAGGAAGCATGAAGGTAAACGGCATCGACGCGTACAACGGCCACAAGCTGAATTTTAACGCGTGGACGCAAATCGCGCATTCGGGACTTATGTTCATTCCGGCGGAAACCGCACAGGTGATGAACCCCGCTTTAACGCTCGATCAAAACCTTGCGCTGCTTGCACCGGGGCAAAGAGCGGTTATCGTAGAACGGCTTAAAAAATATTTTTCGCTCGATTTTGAAGCTTTTGCCCGCCTCTATCCGGATGAAATTTCCGGCGGCGAAATGCAGCGCATCACGCTTATGATCTTGCTGTCGCGCAAAGGAAACCTCGTCCTGTTGGACGAGCCGACCGTCAACCTTGACCGCAACCTCAGAAAACATTTCGTAACGTTTTTAAACGACGAAATACTCGCACCGAAAGACAAAACCTTCCTCATGGTAAGTCACGATCTTGACTTTATAAAGCGACTCACGCTCGATAAAGCGTTTATGCTCAAAGACAGCGTAATCGAACAAATGGATCGGTTGCCCGAAATGGAAGGCTACGAAAAACCCGAAGCGAAAAAAGGCGCGTCGGGAACCGCGATCGAACTGAAAAACGTGTCTCAAACCTACTTTAAGCGCGGTATTTTCGGCGAACGTACCTTTGCCGCATTTAAGGGACTCAACCTCAAGTTTGAGCGGTCGACCGTGTACGGCCTTACCGGCCCTTCCGGCTGCGGAAAGTCCACCACCATTAAAGCGATTCTCCGTCTGCTCGACAGCACCAAGGGGCAAATCCTTATGGAAGGCTCCGATTTGGTAGCCTTAAAGCCGAGGGAAACGGGAAGAGATCCGAAAGCGTTTAAGCCGTTCCGCCGCCGCATGACGGTTGTACAACAGGACTCGCGCTTTTCGTTTTTTCCCGATTTGAGCATCCGCGATTCGTTTAAGCAGATTTCTGCGGCGAGCCATGGCGGTACGGTTGAAGAGCTGGAAAAAAACCTTGCCAAGGTCGGCCTTACGAGCACCAACCTCGACGAACACCCGCGCGAACTGTCATCCGGCGAAATGAAACGCATGGATATAGCGCGCGCACTTACGGCCAAGCCCGACATCCTGCTTCTCGACGAACCGTTTGCGCACATCGACTTTGAAACCCGCCTGAAAGTAATGCAGGCGATTTCCGAATATCTTGCCGAACATGCGACGATTTTGGTAATCGTTACGCACGAAGATTTCGACCTTCGCTACTTTGTAGAAAAGAGTTTCGACTTCCCCGAATTGGTCGGTCAGTTTACCGGAAATTAA
- a CDS encoding flagellin, with the protein MIINHNMSSMYANRMLGINNDQVQGNIEKLSSGQRINRAGDDASGLAVSEKMRMQIRGLNQAQKNIQNGVSFIQATEGYLQETTDILGRIRELSIQSANGIYSDEDRMQIQVEVSQLIDEVDRIASSAQFNGMNMLTGAFAANSVSGRIMQFHIGANVDQNARVYIGTMTAQSLGLVGTQGDAFAKLSIASPESANMAIATLDSALTSVNKQRADLGAYQNRFEMAAKGIGIASENLQAAESIIRDTDMASEIVDYTKNQILTQSSVAMLAQANTQAQNVLPLLS; encoded by the coding sequence ATGATTATTAATCACAACATGAGTTCGATGTATGCGAACCGCATGCTCGGCATCAACAACGATCAAGTGCAGGGCAACATCGAAAAACTCAGTTCCGGTCAGCGGATAAACAGAGCCGGTGACGATGCTTCGGGGCTTGCCGTATCCGAAAAGATGCGCATGCAGATCCGCGGTCTTAACCAAGCTCAAAAGAATATCCAAAACGGCGTTTCCTTTATTCAGGCAACCGAAGGTTATCTGCAGGAAACAACCGATATTCTCGGCCGTATCCGCGAACTTTCAATCCAATCGGCAAACGGTATTTACAGCGATGAAGACCGTATGCAGATTCAGGTTGAAGTTTCCCAGCTCATCGATGAAGTGGACCGCATTGCAAGTTCCGCCCAGTTTAACGGCATGAACATGCTGACGGGCGCTTTTGCAGCCAATTCCGTTTCAGGACGGATTATGCAGTTCCATATCGGAGCAAACGTAGACCAGAACGCACGTGTGTACATCGGTACGATGACCGCACAGTCATTGGGATTGGTAGGTACGCAAGGCGATGCATTCGCAAAGCTTTCCATTGCAAGTCCGGAATCGGCAAACATGGCTATCGCAACGCTGGATTCCGCCCTTACTTCAGTAAACAAGCAGCGCGCTGATCTCGGTGCGTATCAAAACCGTTTCGAAATGGCCGCCAAAGGTATCGGTATTGCCTCGGAAAACCTGCAGGCCGCCGAATCGATCATCCGCGACACCGACATGGCGTCCGAGATTGTCGATTACACGAAAAACCAGATACTTACGCAGTCAAGCGTGGCGATGCTGGCTCAGGCAAATACGCAAGCACAAAACGTATTGCCCTTATTGAGCTGA